Genomic segment of Sulfitobacter sp. OXR-159:
TGGGGACAAACTGCAAGTATTGTCCTTTTTGAACTTCAAAGGCGGCAGCGGGAAGACGACGAGCGCAATCCATGCCGCGCAACGATTGGCCTTGAAGGGCTACCGTGTGCTCTGCGTCGATATTGACCCGCAAGCGTCTCTAACAACGCTTTTTGGCTATCGGCCAGAGTATGATTTCCTGAACTCGGGGACCATTTACGATGCCATCCAATATGACGATCCGGTCCCTTTGGCCGATGTCATTCAGAAAACATTCTTTACTGGCATTGATCTTGCTCCCGGAGGGTTGATGCTTCAGGAGTTTGAGCATGAGACACCCCAGGCTCTGCTGAACAACACCCAGCCAGCATTTTTCGCTCGGTTGGCGACCTCTTTGCAGGACGTAGAGCAGAATTACGACGTCGTTATCTTCGATTGCCCGCCGCAACTGGGGTACCTCACGATGTCGGCGCTTTGCGCATCGACGGGCGTGTTGATCACAGTGGTCCCGAACATGCTCGACGTCGCATCAATGTCGCAGTTCCTGCAGATGAGCGCGGACCTGCTTGACGTAGTCTCTAATGCAGGGGCGAGCATGGAATTTGATTTCCTGCGTTTCCTGATCAATCGGTACGAGCCGAATGACGGGCCGCAACAGCAGGTTCTATCCTTCCTGCGCCAGCTCTTTGACGAAGAAGTCATGGTCGCACCGATGCTGAAATCAACCGCGATTTCGGATGCCGGGCTGACCCATCAGACAATCTATGAGGTCGACCGGTCCCAATTTCACCGATCAACCTATGACCGGGCGGTGGATTCACTCAATCTTGTGAATGATGAGATCGAAAGCATGATCCAGAAAGCATGGGGGCGGTAATGGCACGTAAAGGCATTTTATCTTCTGCACCGGCGAATGTTGAGCAGCCAGAAAAGCCTAAATCCCCCGCGATAGAGCCTAATAAGAGCCGGGGTAAGGCCAATTTAATGCCGCGCGGCGCGGTGGGGGCGCTTCAGTCTTCGTTGAACCGGATGCAAGAAAACGCGGTTCAGGAATTGGACGGCAATCTTATCGACATGGCTGGTGTCGAAGACCGTTTAGGCACTGATACGCAGGCTCAAAAGCAGCTGCAAGAAAGCCTCAGAACCTACGGGCAGCAGGTTCCTGTGCTCGTTCGACCCCACCCCAAAACCCCCGGCCGGTTTGAAATTGTCTACGGGCGGCGGCGGCTTCAGGCACTGAAAGCGCTTGGGATGCCCGTGAAGGCAATGGTCCGCCAGTTGGACGATCATGCGCTGGTAATGGCGCAGGGGCAGGAGAATACCGCGCGACAGGATCTGTCGTTTATCGAAAAGGCGAGCTTTGCTGCTCAGTTAGATGTGGGCGGGCATGACCGGCAGACAATCGCAGACGCGCTGTCGATCGATCTGCCGATGGTCAGTCGCATGCTCAAGGTTGGTCATGCGTTTGAGCTACCTTTTTTGCGCCAGATCGGTTCTGCCCCGTCCATCGGCCGGGACCGCTGGATGGCTTTGGTCAAGCTTTTTGAGCAACCCGCAGCAAAAGCGCGGGCGGACAAACGGATGTCGCACGCCGACTGGGAAGGGTTCAATTCAGATGAACGGTTCGAGGCGATCTTTGCCGAAGCCTCAGCCCAGCCCGAGAAAGCTGCCGCCTCCCCTGCCCCATCGGCCAAGCCCCGCACCCTTCGGAGCCGTGATGGCAAAGCTTTGGCGGACATTCGCAGCGGCAAACGTGGTGTCACGGTGACCGTCCCTGCCCGCTCTGCCGAGGGGTTTGATACATGGCTCGATGCGCATGCAGAAGAGCTTTTGCAAGAGATTCACGACCGCTGGCAAAAGACGCGCGCGTGAGACATTGAGGAAGTAGCAACAGGAGGCACATCCAAGACCACAAAAGAAAAGCCCCCCAGGATAAATCCCGGAAGGCCCTTCTCAAACTTTGCACCTTCGAGATAGCCCCAAAGATTTATCGATGTCAACTCTACCCGATGGGATAGGGCCGGTATTTTGTTGTCTTTCGTGATTTTAGATGGAAAACACGTTCCGAACTGCGTTCGGGCGGCCGAAATCGGCTACCCAAGTGTCGTGCGAGGGGCCGGACAAATGGGCTTTGCTCGACCGGCTGACAACTGCGGCTGACTGTTTTGAATTGTCGCACCGCACCCTCACCGTATTAAAGGCGTTGCTCAGCTTTCTGCCGAGCCGTCATATTCCAGATGGCGCGGCAGGGATCGTATTTGCCTCGAATGCTCGGCTGTCCGAGCGGTTACACGGGATGCCAGAAAGCACGCTTCGACGGCATCTTGCCCAGCTTGTGCGTACTGGGCTTATTGCCCGGCACGATAGCCCCAATCGCAAACGCTTTGCACGAAACCGGGGCGGCGCGATTGCGCTGGCCTTTGGCTTTGACCTCTCCCCCCTTGTCGTTCAGTCAGACCTGATTGAGATCGCCGCTGAGGCAGCCGAAGTGCTACGTGAACGGCTGCAAGCGCTGAGGGACCGGGTGCTTGTTCTGAGGCACGCGCTGATCCGTCAGGGTGGTGCTGAAGGGGTGGCAGATGAGGCGGGGCGTGTTCTTCGACGTAAGCCGGATGAAGCGGCATTGACCCTGCTCGAGAATGCGTTACGTGAAGCGCTTGAGAGCACGGCCAGCATCGTTGATGAGGCCGAAGCAGAACCGGTTTCCCCTGCCCCATCTACAGACCAAATGATCGCCAGTGACGGCGAAAATGAGCGGCACATACAGGATTCAATTAAACCCTATTTTGACTCTGAACAGCAGACCGGTCCGAAAGTCGCTCTCCCTCACTCGGCTGACAACATTGACAGTGAAGGCAACGAGCCGAAGAAAGGGGTCACTTTGGCTGAGGTGGTCGCGGCTTGCAAAGAAGTTCAAAGTTTCTTCCCAGAAGCGATGCGCAATTGGAGCGATATTGTACGGATCGGAGATCAGATTGCCCCAATGCTGGGGATTGACCTGCCGGTCTTAAATGAGGCAAAACGGGACATGGGTGCGGAGAGCGCAGCGGTGACAGTCCTTTGTCTGTTAGAGAAAGCCGCGACCATCCGAAGCCCGGGCGCATATCTTCGCCGTTTGACCCAAATGGCCCGTGATGGCGCATTTTCCCTTAATCCCATGGTGGCGGCACTGGTAAATCAGCGCAATTGTCAGCTGACAATTTGAAAAACTTTGTTTTTACAGTGGGTTAGGTATATGTACGGCTGGCAATTTGGACCAGAAAACTGAATCGGTGGGATTTGTCGGGCAAAATACGCCCCCACACTTCACCCTTGAAGGCGCAGCGGCTAAATTGGCCTCAGTTTTCCGGGAAAGCCCATGACCTCCGTTCGCCTACGCCTGCTGATCCTCGCGCTAACACCGCTTATCGTGTTGATGCCGCTGCTACTGGTTTTGGGCATGTCGCGTTGGACGGCGGACTATGACGAAGTGCTCATCGCGAATGTCGAGAGCGAGTTGAGGATCGCCAACCAGTATCTCGCGCGGTTGTTGGCGCAGACCGGCAATGAACTGGATGCCGTCGCAGGCTCTGTCGAATTTGCCCGCGTGTTTGAGATGTCGCCAGCAGATCGCGCGGCCTTCTTTGCCAAGATACAGGATCGGCTGGGCTTGGATTTTCTGCGCTTCCTCCCCCTCGAAACAGCGGTCGATGAAGGCGAGGATTGGCCGGTGATCGCCCGCGCGGCGCGGGGGGCCAGCGGGGCGGAAATCGACGTGTTTAGCAATGCACGGCTGACAACTTTGAACGACGCGCTCGCGGTACGCGCGCAGGTGCCGGTGATCGACACGCCCGCCGCCGTGCCCACCAACCGGAAAGTCGAAGACCGCGGGATGGTGGTCCATGCGGCAAGCCCGGTGGCGCTGAACGGCAGGCAGGGCGTTTTGGTTGGCGGAATGCTTTTGAACCGAAACCTCGACTTCATCGATACGATCAACGATCTGGTCTATTTGAACGCGGTAACCGGCGGCGACCGGCAGGGGACCGCGACGCTGTTCCTCGATGATCTGCGCATCTCGACCAATGTGCGCCTGTTCGAGGATGTGCGCGCCCTTGGCACGCGCGTCTCGTCCGAAGTGCGGGAGGCCGTGTTGATCGAAGGGCGCACCTGGCTCGACCGGGCTTTTGTGGTGAACGATTGGTATATCTCTGGCTACCAGCCCATCACCGACAGTTTCGGGGAGCGGGTAGGGATGCTCTATGTCGGCTTTCTCGAGGCGCCCTTTGCGCAGGCGAAGCGCGAGGCGTTCTGGTGGATGCTGGCGGCATTCTTTGCCGTGCTGGCCCTCTCGGCGCCGGTGTTCCTGTGGCTGGCGCGGGGCATCTTTTCGCCGCTTGAACGGATGACAAAGGTCATGCATCGCGTCGGCAAGGGAGAGCTTTCGGCGCGGATCGGGCCGGTGCCCGCGCGGGATGAGATCGGCGCCGTGGCGCATCACCTAGATTGGTTGCTGGAG
This window contains:
- a CDS encoding cache domain-containing protein gives rise to the protein MTSVRLRLLILALTPLIVLMPLLLVLGMSRWTADYDEVLIANVESELRIANQYLARLLAQTGNELDAVAGSVEFARVFEMSPADRAAFFAKIQDRLGLDFLRFLPLETAVDEGEDWPVIARAARGASGAEIDVFSNARLTTLNDALAVRAQVPVIDTPAAVPTNRKVEDRGMVVHAASPVALNGRQGVLVGGMLLNRNLDFIDTINDLVYLNAVTGGDRQGTATLFLDDLRISTNVRLFEDVRALGTRVSSEVREAVLIEGRTWLDRAFVVNDWYISGYQPITDSFGERVGMLYVGFLEAPFAQAKREAFWWMLAAFFAVLALSAPVFLWLARGIFSPLERMTKVMHRVGKGELSARIGPVPARDEIGAVAHHLDWLLEQVQERDRQLRSWNDELNQRVDQRTGELREANEKLEQTFRQLVMSEKLASIGEITAGVAHEINNPVAVIMGNVDVIRETLGEDAAPVATELGLIDRQLSRIEVIVGKLLKFAAPSEFSDCEHNIALRPLVQDCLVLVDHLISRGGIEVDCDFEEVPPVRADSGEIQQVVVNLVVNAVQAMRGAGRLDLYLRSEERDALPGVALSVHDSGPGVPEALLGSLFDPFFTTKPGEGTGLGLSISQTLIQRAGGIITVRNRDEGGAAFTVWLPQAPDDGGPPERARRV
- the repA gene encoding plasmid partitioning protein RepA gives rise to the protein MTDTVHINTRIRRNAETLSEALESHMLKVFAPDARKELRRFSAGEAAELLGISTSFLRKLHFDNKVVDVQTSPGGRRHYSAEDLLSIRRTLESTAKSRGAYQRGRRDGDKLQVLSFLNFKGGSGKTTSAIHAAQRLALKGYRVLCVDIDPQASLTTLFGYRPEYDFLNSGTIYDAIQYDDPVPLADVIQKTFFTGIDLAPGGLMLQEFEHETPQALLNNTQPAFFARLATSLQDVEQNYDVVIFDCPPQLGYLTMSALCASTGVLITVVPNMLDVASMSQFLQMSADLLDVVSNAGASMEFDFLRFLINRYEPNDGPQQQVLSFLRQLFDEEVMVAPMLKSTAISDAGLTHQTIYEVDRSQFHRSTYDRAVDSLNLVNDEIESMIQKAWGR
- the repB gene encoding plasmid partitioning protein RepB, translated to MARKGILSSAPANVEQPEKPKSPAIEPNKSRGKANLMPRGAVGALQSSLNRMQENAVQELDGNLIDMAGVEDRLGTDTQAQKQLQESLRTYGQQVPVLVRPHPKTPGRFEIVYGRRRLQALKALGMPVKAMVRQLDDHALVMAQGQENTARQDLSFIEKASFAAQLDVGGHDRQTIADALSIDLPMVSRMLKVGHAFELPFLRQIGSAPSIGRDRWMALVKLFEQPAAKARADKRMSHADWEGFNSDERFEAIFAEASAQPEKAAASPAPSAKPRTLRSRDGKALADIRSGKRGVTVTVPARSAEGFDTWLDAHAEELLQEIHDRWQKTRA
- the repC gene encoding plasmid replication protein RepC, translated to MENTFRTAFGRPKSATQVSCEGPDKWALLDRLTTAADCFELSHRTLTVLKALLSFLPSRHIPDGAAGIVFASNARLSERLHGMPESTLRRHLAQLVRTGLIARHDSPNRKRFARNRGGAIALAFGFDLSPLVVQSDLIEIAAEAAEVLRERLQALRDRVLVLRHALIRQGGAEGVADEAGRVLRRKPDEAALTLLENALREALESTASIVDEAEAEPVSPAPSTDQMIASDGENERHIQDSIKPYFDSEQQTGPKVALPHSADNIDSEGNEPKKGVTLAEVVAACKEVQSFFPEAMRNWSDIVRIGDQIAPMLGIDLPVLNEAKRDMGAESAAVTVLCLLEKAATIRSPGAYLRRLTQMARDGAFSLNPMVAALVNQRNCQLTI